A genomic region of Azoarcus sp. KH32C contains the following coding sequences:
- a CDS encoding DUF2069 domain-containing protein, whose translation MNARSLNLAAGILLVSLIALCVLWEAWLAPLRPGGSWMTLKALPLMGALFGVLKGRRYTYQWLSMLVLLYLVEGVVRATDAGLTGALAIGEAVIAALLFVAALLYARVTAPSRQTRAS comes from the coding sequence ATGAACGCACGCAGTCTGAACCTTGCCGCCGGCATCCTGCTGGTATCGTTGATCGCGCTGTGCGTGCTGTGGGAGGCGTGGCTTGCGCCGCTGCGGCCGGGCGGATCGTGGATGACGCTGAAGGCGCTGCCGCTGATGGGAGCGCTGTTCGGCGTGCTGAAGGGGCGCCGCTATACCTACCAGTGGTTGTCGATGCTCGTGCTGCTGTATCTGGTCGAAGGTGTCGTGCGGGCGACCGATGCGGGACTGACCGGGGCGCTGGCGATCGGCGAGGCGGTGATCGCCGCGCTGCTCTTCGTCGCGGCGCTGCTGTATGCGCGCGTCACCGCTCCTTCGCGGCAGACGCGCGCATCCTGA
- the wrbA gene encoding NAD(P)H:quinone oxidoreductase: protein MKEILVLYYSHRGSVRALAEHVARGIHQVPGAAARVRTVPRVSTVCEAVEGDIPASGPPYVEARDLEECVGIALGSPTRFGNMAAPMKYFLDGLAGQWVNGTLAGKPAAVFTSTASQHGGQEATLLTMMVPLLHHGMLLVGLPYTEPALNRTRGGGTPYGASHVAGPDGAAGLAGDEIELAVALGRRLARVALKLVDA from the coding sequence ATGAAAGAAATCCTCGTACTTTATTACAGCCATCGCGGTTCCGTGCGGGCGCTTGCAGAGCATGTCGCGCGGGGAATCCATCAGGTGCCGGGTGCGGCAGCGCGCGTGCGCACCGTGCCGCGGGTATCGACGGTGTGCGAGGCGGTCGAGGGCGATATTCCGGCGTCCGGGCCGCCCTATGTCGAGGCGCGGGATCTGGAGGAATGTGTCGGCATCGCGCTCGGCAGTCCGACGCGCTTCGGCAACATGGCGGCACCGATGAAATACTTTCTCGACGGCCTCGCCGGGCAGTGGGTGAACGGCACGCTTGCGGGGAAGCCGGCGGCAGTGTTCACATCGACCGCGAGCCAGCACGGTGGCCAGGAGGCGACGCTGCTGACGATGATGGTGCCGTTGCTGCATCACGGCATGCTGCTCGTCGGTTTGCCCTACACCGAGCCCGCGCTCAATCGCACACGAGGCGGTGGAACGCCTTACGGCGCGAGTCATGTCGCGGGGCCCGACGGCGCGGCTGGGCTGGCCGGGGACGAAATCGAACTGGCGGTCGCGCTCGGGCGAAGGCTCGCCCGCGTCGCGTTGAAGCTAGTGGACGCATGA
- a CDS encoding YihY family inner membrane protein, whose amino-acid sequence MPLRPLRDFAHLLARQFVANRCPQVAGSLAFTTLLAIVPLVTVVIALFSNFPAFSSLGVSLKTFLLENLLPDRAGKIIATYAFQFSQKAAKLTLIGTGALVVTALMLLMTIDRVFNQIWGVRRPRPLLTRLTVHWFTLTLGPVALGATALATGHLVATSVAMVGNTSWLAEFSSTGVSSALLCALFTFLYYGVPNHPVRPSHALCGGIAATGFFLLMQQLFGLFISRIPTYTLIYGTFATLPIFLLWLYLSWVVILLGAIIVASLPCFFERTRIAPPFPGDRAWTAVTMLVALAEAQCIGRPLAFEALLERARIGSHDGEQLLGELRDAGWVAQTEDGEWLLSRNSADIGLAAVISRFALSPADWRSVGNDRIASDTALRLETALRTADQPISVLAGLLRATPTEAQELAADAQIG is encoded by the coding sequence ATGCCGTTAAGACCCCTGCGCGACTTCGCACACCTCCTCGCCCGCCAATTCGTCGCCAACCGCTGCCCGCAAGTCGCAGGCAGCCTCGCCTTCACGACGCTGCTGGCAATCGTTCCGCTGGTCACCGTCGTCATCGCGCTGTTCAGCAATTTCCCCGCGTTCTCCTCGCTCGGCGTATCGCTGAAGACCTTCCTGCTCGAGAACCTGCTGCCGGATCGCGCCGGCAAGATCATCGCGACCTACGCCTTCCAGTTCTCGCAGAAGGCCGCAAAGCTCACGCTGATCGGCACCGGCGCGCTGGTCGTCACCGCGCTGATGCTGTTGATGACCATCGACCGCGTGTTCAACCAGATCTGGGGTGTGCGCCGCCCCCGCCCGCTGCTGACGCGACTTACCGTGCATTGGTTCACCCTCACGCTGGGCCCGGTCGCACTCGGCGCCACCGCGCTGGCGACCGGCCACCTCGTCGCGACCTCGGTAGCGATGGTCGGCAACACCTCCTGGCTTGCCGAGTTCTCATCGACCGGAGTCTCGTCGGCCCTGCTGTGCGCGCTCTTCACCTTCCTTTACTACGGCGTGCCCAACCACCCCGTACGCCCCAGCCACGCGCTTTGTGGCGGCATTGCGGCGACAGGCTTCTTCCTGCTGATGCAGCAACTCTTCGGCCTCTTCATCTCGCGCATCCCCACCTATACGCTGATCTACGGGACTTTCGCGACGCTGCCGATCTTCCTGCTGTGGCTGTATCTGTCCTGGGTCGTCATCCTGCTCGGCGCGATCATCGTCGCATCGCTGCCGTGCTTCTTCGAACGCACGCGCATCGCCCCGCCCTTTCCCGGCGATCGCGCCTGGACCGCCGTCACGATGCTGGTCGCGCTCGCCGAAGCCCAGTGCATCGGGCGCCCGCTCGCATTCGAAGCGCTGCTCGAACGCGCACGCATCGGCAGCCACGACGGCGAACAACTGCTCGGAGAACTCCGCGATGCGGGCTGGGTCGCCCAGACCGAAGACGGCGAATGGCTATTGAGCCGCAATTCCGCCGACATCGGCCTTGCAGCTGTCATCTCCCGCTTCGCCCTGTCGCCCGCCGATTGGCGCAGCGTGGGCAACGACCGCATCGCGAGCGATACCGCCCTCCGCCTGGAGACGGCGCTGCGCACGGCGGACCAGCCGATTTCCGTGCTTGCGGGGCTGCTCCGGGCCACTCCGACCGAAGCTCAGGAACTCGCCGCCGACGCTCAGATCGGGTAA
- the rpsP gene encoding 30S ribosomal protein S16 yields MVVIRLARGGAKKRPFYNIVAADSRNRRDGRFIERVGFYNPMASSSAQGLVINAERLAFWQQNGAQLSPTVARLAKQAAKAA; encoded by the coding sequence ATGGTCGTCATTCGCCTTGCCCGTGGTGGCGCCAAAAAGCGCCCGTTCTACAACATCGTCGCTGCCGACTCGCGCAACCGTCGCGATGGCCGCTTCATCGAGCGCGTTGGTTTCTACAACCCGATGGCCTCCAGTTCCGCACAGGGCCTCGTGATCAACGCCGAGCGCCTGGCCTTCTGGCAGCAAAACGGTGCCCAGCTGTCGCCGACCGTCGCACGCTTGGCCAAGCAGGCCGCCAAGGCTGCCTGA
- the rimM gene encoding ribosome maturation factor RimM (Essential for efficient processing of 16S rRNA) yields the protein MIILGRIVAPFGVKGWVKIHPFGDDPLSWGDMPQWWLAEQTDAPAEAWQGIKLTGFREHGSGLIASFEGVVDRNAAEALQGRYIAAPREALPEPDADEFYWGDLIGLGVVNQAGEALGTVEAMMSTGAHDVLQIRDGDTERLIPFVAAYVLDVDLTNRTIRVDWQKDW from the coding sequence ATGATCATACTGGGGCGCATTGTCGCCCCTTTTGGCGTCAAGGGCTGGGTCAAGATTCATCCCTTCGGGGATGATCCGCTGTCCTGGGGCGACATGCCCCAGTGGTGGCTGGCCGAGCAGACGGATGCGCCGGCCGAAGCTTGGCAGGGCATCAAGCTCACCGGGTTCCGCGAACACGGTTCGGGACTGATCGCCAGCTTCGAAGGGGTCGTCGACCGCAACGCGGCCGAAGCCCTGCAGGGACGCTACATTGCAGCACCGCGCGAAGCACTGCCTGAACCCGACGCGGACGAGTTTTACTGGGGCGACCTGATCGGACTCGGCGTCGTCAATCAGGCCGGCGAAGCGCTCGGCACGGTCGAAGCAATGATGTCGACCGGCGCCCACGACGTATTGCAGATTCGCGACGGCGACACCGAACGATTGATCCCGTTCGTCGCCGCCTACGTACTGGATGTGGATCTGACGAACCGGACGATCCGGGTCGATTGGCAAAAGGATTGGTGA
- the trmD gene encoding tRNA (guanosine(37)-N1)-methyltransferase TrmD encodes MSAAAAARRFDVVTLFPEMFAALTASGITRRALERGLYEIAFHSPRDFVDNPHRTVDDRPYGGGPGMVMLPDPLKQAIARARAAQEALTGAAGRVIYLSPQGRRLDHAKVLELTALPSLTLLCGRYEGIDQRLIDRHVDEEISLGDFVLSGGELPAMVLLDAIVRHLPGALNDADSAQEDSFVDGLLDCPHYTRPEVYEGEQVPQVLLSGNHAAIRRWRLKQALGRTWQRRPDLLNGRRLSKEELSLLEEFKREQAGAEGGNA; translated from the coding sequence GTGAGCGCAGCTGCCGCCGCAAGGCGCTTCGATGTCGTCACCCTGTTCCCGGAGATGTTCGCGGCACTCACCGCCAGCGGCATCACCCGGCGAGCACTGGAACGCGGACTCTACGAGATCGCATTCCACAGCCCGCGGGATTTCGTGGACAATCCGCACCGCACGGTGGACGACCGCCCCTACGGCGGCGGCCCCGGGATGGTGATGCTGCCCGACCCGCTGAAGCAGGCGATCGCCCGCGCCAGAGCCGCACAGGAAGCATTGACCGGCGCCGCCGGGCGCGTGATCTACTTGTCGCCACAAGGTCGACGATTGGACCACGCAAAGGTACTGGAATTGACCGCACTGCCGTCCCTGACACTGCTGTGCGGACGTTATGAAGGCATCGACCAGCGACTGATCGACCGCCACGTCGATGAAGAAATCTCGCTCGGCGACTTCGTGCTGTCGGGCGGGGAATTGCCGGCAATGGTGCTGCTCGACGCGATCGTGCGCCACCTACCCGGCGCACTGAACGATGCCGATTCGGCGCAGGAAGACTCGTTCGTGGATGGGCTGCTCGACTGCCCGCACTACACGAGACCGGAAGTTTACGAAGGCGAGCAGGTGCCGCAGGTCCTGCTCTCCGGCAATCACGCCGCGATTCGTCGCTGGCGGCTGAAGCAGGCCCTCGGCAGGACTTGGCAAAGACGCCCGGATCTGCTCAACGGGCGTCGCCTCAGCAAGGAAGAATTGTCACTGCTTGAAGAATTCAAGCGGGAGCAAGCAGGGGCCGAAGGCGGCAACGCCTGA
- the rplS gene encoding 50S ribosomal protein L19 codes for MNLIQLLEQEEIARLNKTIPEFAPGDTVVVQVKVKEGTRERLQAYEGVVIAKRNRGLNSNFIVRKISSGEGVERTFQTYSPLVDSIEVKRRGDVRRAKLYYLRDRSGKSARIKEKLNYKAIAAK; via the coding sequence ATGAACCTGATTCAACTGCTCGAGCAGGAAGAAATCGCCCGCCTGAACAAGACCATCCCCGAGTTCGCCCCCGGCGACACCGTCGTGGTGCAAGTGAAGGTGAAGGAAGGTACGCGTGAACGTCTCCAGGCCTACGAAGGCGTGGTGATCGCAAAGCGCAACCGTGGCCTGAACTCCAACTTCATCGTGCGCAAGATCTCCTCGGGCGAAGGCGTGGAACGTACGTTCCAGACCTACTCGCCGCTGGTCGACAGCATCGAAGTCAAGCGTCGCGGCGACGTTCGCCGTGCCAAGCTCTACTACCTGCGCGACCGCTCCGGCAAGTCCGCACGGATCAAGGAAAAGCTCAACTACAAGGCCATCGCCGCCAAGTAA
- a CDS encoding NF038104 family lipoprotein has product MKIRYAFPAFVISLLLSGCSLFVVADAAVTVVATTVKVGAKVVGAAADAIIPDGDDKHDKQEKKSD; this is encoded by the coding sequence ATGAAAATCAGATACGCATTTCCCGCGTTCGTCATCAGTCTGCTGCTGAGCGGCTGCTCGCTGTTCGTCGTTGCCGATGCGGCGGTCACTGTCGTCGCGACGACCGTCAAGGTCGGCGCGAAAGTCGTCGGCGCGGCGGCGGACGCGATCATTCCCGACGGCGACGACAAGCACGACAAGCAGGAGAAGAAGTCGGACTGA
- a CDS encoding aspartate kinase — protein sequence MALIVQKYGGTSVGNPERIKNVARKVAKFQAVGNQVVVVVSAMSGETNRLIALTKDVAASPDPRELDVVVSTGEQVTIGLLCMALHDIGVKAKSYTGGQVRILTDSAHTKARILNIDEAPIKKDLDDGNIVVVAGFQGVDEHGNITTLGRGGSDTTGVALAAALKADECQIYTDVDGVYTTDPRVVPEARKLDKITFEEMLELASLGSKVLQIRSVEFAGKYKVKLRVLSSFEEEGEGTLITVEEDQNMEQPVISGIAFNRDEAKLTVLGVPDKPGIAYQILGPVADANIDVDMIIQNVGHDGTTDFSFTVSRGDLDKAVKVLEGVKAHIGARAIASDKTMAKVSIVGVGMRSHPGVASMMFRTLAEEGINIQMISTSEIKISVAIEEKYLELAVRVLHKAFNLEAGE from the coding sequence ATGGCACTGATAGTTCAGAAGTACGGTGGCACCTCCGTGGGCAACCCGGAACGCATCAAAAACGTCGCTCGCAAGGTGGCGAAGTTCCAGGCGGTCGGCAATCAGGTCGTGGTGGTGGTTTCCGCGATGAGCGGCGAGACCAACCGCCTGATCGCGCTGACCAAGGATGTCGCCGCGAGCCCCGATCCCCGCGAACTGGATGTGGTCGTGTCGACCGGCGAGCAGGTCACGATCGGCCTGCTGTGCATGGCGTTGCACGACATCGGCGTCAAGGCGAAGAGCTACACCGGCGGACAGGTGCGCATCCTGACCGACAGTGCGCACACCAAGGCACGCATCCTCAATATCGACGAGGCCCCGATCAAGAAGGATCTCGATGACGGCAACATCGTCGTGGTCGCCGGCTTCCAGGGTGTGGACGAACACGGCAACATCACCACGCTCGGCCGCGGCGGTTCCGATACCACCGGCGTGGCGCTGGCTGCGGCGCTGAAGGCCGACGAATGCCAGATCTATACGGACGTCGACGGCGTCTACACCACCGACCCGCGCGTCGTCCCGGAAGCTCGCAAACTCGACAAGATCACCTTCGAGGAGATGCTCGAGCTCGCGAGCCTCGGATCGAAGGTGCTGCAGATCCGCTCGGTCGAATTTGCCGGCAAGTACAAGGTCAAGTTGCGCGTCCTGTCCAGCTTCGAGGAGGAAGGCGAGGGCACGCTCATCACTGTTGAGGAAGATCAGAACATGGAACAACCCGTCATCTCCGGCATCGCCTTCAATCGCGACGAGGCCAAGCTCACGGTGCTCGGCGTGCCCGACAAGCCCGGCATCGCTTACCAGATCCTGGGGCCGGTCGCGGACGCGAACATCGATGTCGACATGATCATTCAAAATGTCGGGCACGACGGCACGACGGACTTCTCGTTCACCGTCAGCCGCGGCGACCTCGACAAGGCCGTCAAGGTGCTCGAAGGCGTCAAGGCGCACATCGGCGCGCGCGCGATCGCCAGCGACAAGACGATGGCCAAGGTGTCGATCGTCGGCGTCGGCATGCGCTCGCATCCGGGCGTCGCGTCGATGATGTTCCGCACGCTGGCCGAAGAGGGTATCAACATCCAGATGATCTCGACCTCGGAAATCAAGATCTCGGTCGCGATCGAGGAAAAGTACCTCGAACTCGCCGTGCGCGTGCTGCACAAGGCCTTCAATCTCGAAGCCGGCGAATAA